Proteins encoded in a region of the Phaenicophaeus curvirostris isolate KB17595 chromosome 1, BPBGC_Pcur_1.0, whole genome shotgun sequence genome:
- the LOC138725872 gene encoding beta-1,4-galactosyltransferase 3-like gives MSLSRVDNPGFLLFLFVFQAIFILIIYQGGPSSVFRGFSDSHQVLDYSKTKDVYTNLSLFTPAPNKDAMPYCSVQSPIFVGPLTINFRLLPSERKIIKKNPFVQPGGRYRPPHCLARYKSAILVAYRNQEKYLRHLLYYIHPFLQRQQLSYSIYLIQQVGNGTFNRAKLLNVGVREALKDEDWDCLLLHDVDLVPENDYNLYVCDEYYPKHMASAMDKFQYTLPYKSFFGGVAALTPEHYMKINGFPNTYWGSGGENDDIATRIQLAGMKIVRTSPQLGRYKVMDYNEETEKQEPWSRPTSRHNTRKTWKDDGMNSLEFKLLSRTKHPLYTNITVDIGYVPPFS, from the exons ATGTCCCTCTCTCGCGTTGACAATCCcggttttctgctgtttctgtttgtCTTCCAAGCGATATTTATCCTGATAATCTACCAAGGGGGACCTTCAAGTGTGTTCCGTGGGTTTTCAGACTCCCATCAGGTTCTGGATTACTCAAAAACTAAGGATGTGTACACAAACCTCAGCTTGTTTACCCCGGCTCCTAACAAAGACGCGATGCCCTACTGCTCCGTGCAGTCACCGATATTTG TTGGTCCGTTAACCATCAACTTCAGGTTGCTCCCTAGTGAGAGAaagatcataaaaaaaaatccttttgttcAGCCTGGTGGCCGCTACAGGCCACCTCACTGCTTGGCCCGCTACAAATCAGCCATCCTTGTAGCCTACAGGAACCAGGAAAAGTACCTTCGACATCTTCTCTACTATATTCATCCTTTCTTGCAGCGCCAGCAGCTCAGTTACAGCATCTACTTAATTCAGCAG gtgGGGAATGGTACATTTAACCGAGCAAAGCTGCTCAATGTTGGTGTCAGGGAAGCCCTGAAGGATGAAGACTGGGACTGCCTTCTCCTGCATGATGTGGACCTAGTACCTGAGAATGATTATAATCTCTATGTTTGTGATGAATACTATCCCAAGCATATGGCTAGTGCCATGGATAAGTTTCAGTACAC tcTGCCATATAAGTCCTTTTTTGGGGGCGTAGCTGCTCTGACTCCAGAACATTACATGAAGATAAATGGGTTTCCAAACACATACTGGGGCAGCGGTGGTGAAAATGACGACATTGCTACAAG GATTCAGTTGGCAGGAATGAAAATAGTCCGGACATCACCTCAGCTTGGACGCTACAAAGTTATGGACTACaatgaagagacagagaaacaagaGCCTTGGAGCAG GCCTACTTCCCGACACAACACCAGAAAGACATGGAAGGATGATGGAATGAATTCACTGGAGTTCAAGCTCCTTTCCAGGACAAAGCATCCACTTTATACCAACATCACTGTGGACATTGGATATGTTCCCccattttcttaa
- the LOC138725925 gene encoding galactosylgalactosylxylosylprotein 3-beta-glucuronosyltransferase 1-like, translated as MLRRRNLLTTLLIALPWALLLTLWHQYPTTRYLSLIRKETDENVTSKALLNGTSALREEGLPSCIRQQQSIGATPKVIQNYVYSRPPPWSHTLPTIFVITPTYTRPVQKAELTRLANTFLHVQNLHWVVVEDSPRRTNLVSNLLEKAGLNFTHLNVETPKSLKVGLSWIPSHTPRGTLQRNLGLHWLRDSFSNTPPPEGVVYFADDDNTYSLELFEEMRYTRRVSVWPVAFVGGLRYESPKVSPAGKVVGWKTVFDPNRPFAIDMAGFAISIKLILEKPQASFKLEGVKGGYQETSLLKDLVTMDGLEPKAANCTKVLVWHTRTERPTLVNEGKRGFTDPRVEV; from the exons ATGCTGAGGAGACGTAACCTTCTTACCACGCTCCTGATCGCCTTGCCATGGGCTCTCCTCCTAACCTTGTGGCACCAGTACCCAACCACCCGCTACCTCAGCCTTATAAGAA AAGAGACAGATGAGAATGTGACCTCTAAAGCTCTCCTCAATGGCACATCTGCACTGAGAGAAGAAGGCCTCCCATCATGCATTCGGCAGCAGCAAAGCATAGGGGCAACGCCTAAAGTCATCCAGAATTATGTGTACTCCAGGCCTCCCCCATGGTCACACACCCTGCCAACCATCTTCGTTATCACCCCTACCTACACCCGGCCAGTGCAAAAAGCTGAGCTAACCCGTCTGGCCAACACCTTCCTACATGTACAGAACCTGCactgggtggtggtggaggactCACCCCGGAGGACCAACCTGGTATCCAACCTGCTGGAGAAGGCAGGGCTCAACTTCACTCACCTCAATGTGGAGACACCCAAGAGTCTGAAGGTTGGGCTGTCCTGGATCCCATCCCACACCCCAAGGGGGACACTGCAGAGAAACCTGGGGCTACACTGGCTGAGGGACAGCTTCAGCAACACCCCACCACCAGAAGGGGTAGTGTATTTTGCTGATGATGATAACACCTACAGCCTGGAGCTCTTTGAAGAG ATGCGCTACACAAGGAGGGTGTCAGTCTGGCCAGTGGCTTTTGTTGGGGGACTGCGGTATGAATCCCCCAAAGTGAGCCCAGCAGGGAAAGTGGTGGGCTGGAAAACCGTCTTTGACCCTAACCGGCCCTTTGCTATTGACATGGCTGGATTTGCTATCAGCATCAAGCTGATCTTGGAGAAGCCTCAGGCCAGTTTCAAGCTGGAGGGAGTTAAAGGAGGCTACCAGGAAACCAGTCTGCTGAAGGATCTAGTGACTATGGATGGGCTGGAGCCCAAAGCAGCCAACTGCACAAAG GTGTTGGTCTGGCACACAAGAACCGAGAGACCCACTCTGGTTAATGAAGGCAAGCGTGGATTTACAGACCCCAGAGTAGAGGTGTAA